In Choloepus didactylus isolate mChoDid1 chromosome 18, mChoDid1.pri, whole genome shotgun sequence, the genomic stretch TTAAGGTACATATAAGTTGTCCAatggaaataaatacattttagttTCAAGCTTACTAAAGCTTGCTTTATTAAGCACGATAGTTCTTTTAAATAAGTGATAATTTACTCCACTGATAACAAGCCATCAGTAGAAATGAACAAGACAACTGGAATAAAGTCCTCACTTTTCAAAAGTGAGGAAGGATTCTCTAATAATAGGAATGCAGGAACAAGAGTTGAAGAGAATCAATACCTGACATGGGACATGTTTCAGGGTGCAGTAGCAGAATGCTACTTCCAGTGACAATTTGAGACTCTCATTGATCCTCAATTTCCTCCTTGAACAACCAATTAAAATTAAGGGCCCAGAGGTGGCCAGCAGTGTCCAAGAGCAATCCTTATCCTCAAACTCATCACCTGCCAAATCAATCTGTGGCGTATGCCCAGACTATGACAGTACCTTGctttgagaccaagggaggaaggttaggaggCAAGGTGGGGATTTGATCGCTTGGAGctactttttattctttggttattgaaacctaataaatagatctctttttaaaaagcctCTTGCTTAATTCAACTGGCCCACAGAGACAGGTTAGGGGGGATTAAAATACGTTGTTTCCTGTGATCCTTATTTCTTTAGCTAACTCAGTAGGGTTCCTGTAATAAATGTATACATAGTATGACTCCAAATATAGGAAACTATATACTTAAAGGGTATACTTCAAGATAACAGAGATTATCTCTGGATAGGAAAGTTTTAgggacttatttttcttttttcatttccatattttctaaaatttgtacattAACAAGAGTTATTTATGcaattgggaaaaatatatattaaaatataaataaaattcaaaatttcataCAGTATTTAATAAAATGGCCTTTTGAGACCATCGCTTGCCCTCCATTTAATCCAAAGGATTTATCTTTTATCCTATTAGTGTttcataaataattaaaactataAGTGTTTTTTGACCAGATTTGAGAAATATATAGAAAGCATCTAGCATTCAGTAGACAGTTGGAAGAAATTAGCTATTATTTTTGGTTATATGTCAGGATCTATGCTACAGGCTAGTGAAAAAAGAACTAATAAAATCTGATCCCTGCCCCTGAGGAACTCCTAGTCTAGTAAGGGAAGCAGATGTTATAACAAATCATATTACAATATAAAGTACTGCAATGTAAGCTTTAAAGAGGTAAGAACAAAACCTACAGTATTTAATTTTTGAAGCAgagtatttttctattttcaaagaTAATTCACCTTAGTAAAAGGCAAATGTGTTAAAACTTTGGAAATCTAAGTATAGGATAAGCTCATTCTTTCAATCAACCTATAGTTTAATTGCAAAATACAACTGCAGATCCCCTGCATTGACACTTATATTTCTAAACAATTCCAcagttttcaaagtgcttttaaTATACCtgatcctcataacaacccaAAGAGGTAGGTAAGGCAAAAGGTCCCCATTTAATAGGTAAGAAAACTAAGGCTTATTCCCAAGGCTAACTAGTGGTAGCACCAGAATCTGACTCAGGTCATTTAAGTCTTTATCATGATGCTTTTGTAGATATAATGTGGTAGACCTTAAGTAATTCAAGTTAAAACAATTCAGGTATACACACTTTATACACATATAATAATCAATGTTTCAATTTTGGAATGGCCAATAGTCTGGTTACATGGAATCCGAAATACCTGCAGTTAGGGCAATAGATAATAAGCCCAAATGTTCACAAATTGCACAGAGAGATCAGTGATTGATTGGTAtccaactcaaaaataaaatgcaagcaAGGAGGTGAACTCTTTTCTAGTCAGCCATATCTTATTTTCCAGAGACTTAGTATCTTGAATTACAAAATGCATTTTAGTTAGTATCTCCTCCAAAACTCTGGATTTGACTGAATTATTTGGTGGACATATTCAACAAAAGCCTATTAATCACTAACAGATGGGAACTTTTAGGTGCTTTTTGGACCATCATGCAGGCAAAGTAAACACATTTTGAGTCTGTAGATCTTCAACAAGATTCTCAGTTACATCTttgaatatacaaatattaatgcAACATTTACAAACAATAAATGGAAATTCTTATAGAAGGGGTTAAACTGAAACCATTGAAATAACTTAATAtctggggagaaaatatttaagtatttctaACAGTAAATAAATATTGGAGACCTAGTTTATGCTGGCCTTGGTACTTATTGCACTGATCTAGAACACATTTTTTAACCTCTTtgggctcctttttttttttccacctgtaGAATATCACAAATATTAAAAGATTAACATGTATTTCTTCTAATATAAAATTTAGATGACAGCATAGACAGCTTTTTAGAGGATCTagttttttagactttttttttttaataagcacacttttctttttctaaattggTAAATACAACTGCAGTGGGTACTGCCTATCCCCAGAATAGGACTACAAACACTGAAAATTGCTTCTGTGGTAACAACTCAAACACTAAAAGTTAGTCCTTTGTTCCAATGGTTGAAGGCACATTAGTAGTGATGTCATCCTACAGCTTAATCATGTATttattaaaacacaaataaaccAAATAAGCAATAACATGGCATTTTACAGCTAGTGACCCTTTAAACCTTGGATGCTTTTCATGAGTAGGAGACTAGGATTACTATTAAGATCTGTGTATAACTATAAAATTATATAGGTTATGTATTTctgtgacattttaaattttagtccTGGCCAAATCTTGTTAGAAAAAGTGTTATGGtacagaattgaattttagaCTGTAATCTCCTAGAATTTACCATTTCAAGGTTTAGACAGTAAATCCCAAGCAATTTTAACCTGGTTTAAGATTCATCCCTAAAGAATGGTTAAGATTGATTGAAGTAATCCCATCTTGCAACATTTTAAACATCATGTTTGAAATGCAACGAAGacacatttttatataataatgaagaagaaaagatctGGGCTGTTACTTGGGTTAATTAGAGGGTGGACTGCCTAGACTCTTTTTAGCAAGACTTTTCCAAAAGAAatctgtctttgttttctttaaacaaTAATGCCCTGGCATAAACTAAGTCATCTTTTAGTTATCCACGTGTCATCGTGGGGTGCAGAGTGAGGCTCAATAAAATAGGTGCAAGATTTGCAGCCTTGGGAGCCAGGATGCTCCAGTTCCTTTCCCAGTCCTGCTCTAGTTCCCACGGCGACCTTGGGAAGTGTCCCCGattctgggcctcggtttccctctCTTCTTAATTAGCAGTGCTCAGAGCGTGGTGCGggacctgccccccccccccgccccgagaCTGCACATACCTGGGCTGCAGCACTGCTAAGGGTTCGAGTTGCTCCCGAGCTCTAGAAGCCTTCAGGTGCCCAAGCTCACCACCCAGACTCTCCCAACCCGCTCGTCATCGGAGCGGTGCGTTCCCGGTTCCCCACACTGGGTACCCCGGTCCTGCACCGCGCTTCTCCAATGTGCCTCGCCGCTGGAAAGGGACTTTGCGATCATCCTTCCACGCGCCGAGAAACGCTCCGTCTACTCCTCATCGTCACCCTGGTCCTTCCTCTTTCACAGAAACCCTCATACGCTTCCTCTGCCTTTTAgagaccccaccaccaccctggcTCTGCCTCAAgactccttcccttccctcaggAGCTCTCCCCTTCACACAGCTTTCACCTCCGAGGAAGTGCTATCTCCATACTCCCGCTTTCCTCCTCAAACTCTTACGTATTTCCATCCGCCTGCCTTTTTCGGCATTCCAACGGACCCTTAGCTCTAGCCGGTAAAAAGGCTTCTCCCCCTCCGCCATCGGGTTCTGGGGACCCCTCTCACCTCCTCGGTGAGAGATGTGTTTACTGAGGAATCGCTGCTTCTTTCTCTGGTGCAGCAGGGTCGGGTATTTGAGCAAGAAGAATGAGGTCACCAAGTACCCTCCCAGGGTAGAGAGAAGGTAAAAAGCTGCGATGGACGACATCTCAACCACCGTGTGGGAAGTCCCCCACCTCCGGACCCTCTGAAGTTCTATGAGATGGTCGCAACGGCTGCGGCGGCGGCTGCCAGAGATCTGCTCGCCCCCAGCTGGTGCCAGTAGAGCGGCGCACTTCTCCGTGCCGGCTCACCGCGCAGGCGCAGCCAGACCCTAGCGCCGGAGCAACAAAGGGGCTCCTGCACGCAGGCGCGCTCTGGCTCCCGAGTAGGAGTCTTCCGAAATCCTGTTGTGAGCACTTCAATCAGCTAGGTTTGTGGTCATACCCGCAACGTTTAGAAGAAACTCCAAACTGAGGCGAACGTCTGGAAACCCGCCAGTGTCTTCGCCATCACTCAAGCAAAAAAGTGGGATTCAAGTACAGCCTTCAGGAAGGTCTGACATAATTAGCAAATCCACTTCAAAAAGGAAAGATTCCAGAGCATTTCTTAGCCTCTGTTCTAGAAAATCTAAATTATTACTAATGGAGGTGTTAACGTTTgcttaaacaaataataaacccCTTTGTTTATCTAGCCAAGTAAAAATTTTACCTGTTGTCATACACCATCAAGGGTACTAGGTTTTTCAGTCAAATATTTAAGGGATTGACTGCTCTCCTCCTTTAATTCACTGTGAAAATGCAATTCCCCGTGCCATGTGCACATTTGGCACTCAAATATTCGTTGACTTAAAGTCCCATTTAAAACAAGGAAACGTTGGCAAGGTTTTAGGATATCACTTAAATATCCTAGGAGACTGGCAACTAAATTCCAGAAGGCCATACTTGTTTCCCTTTTATCATACACATTCCACACCTAAGAGCacaataaaatgcaaaagaacaaGGAACTAAGGctgaaaattttgaaagaagagCAAATGTCTCCCAGGGAAGAGGAGTGCAGTGAGTATTTAAAATCTTGTTATTCTTGACTTCAGCCTTGAGCAAATCactcactttctctttcttttgattCTGTGTCTGTAAAATAAGGGAATTTTGAATAAATGATTACTTCCAACTCTCACATGCTATTAGTTCCCAAAGGGAGTCTTTCTATCTTTAAGAGGAGTAAACAAGATTAGAAGATTCTTGAAAACTGGGAGCCTTCATTAGGTTTTAAAAAAGTAGCTGGAAATGACTTTTGTATCAGTTTACCATGAGCAAACTATTTCTTGATCTGTcaccaaatatataaaaaatggtAAATCCTTTGTAGAAGAAAAAGAACCAAGTATACAAATGTCCaaataaaacaaactttaaaaactaaaacattttaaGTTAATTCAGATTGAAAAACCTTCTGTTAAGGATTAAAAACTATATCAATCTATATCACAAAGATCAGCTGATATGCatgtttctgtttcccttttcCAAAATATCACCTAATGgcaacttttctttaaatttgatGACTAGTACTTACAATGAGCGCagacacatacatgtatatgataaatattaatagaaaaatacataactaaaaataattaacCATCAAATATGGAGGTATCTGTGGCTTATCAAAAAGATCCCTGGATTTAGACTCCTTTGACATAggtcacatctgtaaaatggggaaagtaGTATCTAATTTCACAGGGCTGTTATGAGTATCtaataagagaaaattaaagcaaaaaaagtaGTTTGCCTAAGACTATACAGCCAGTGACTTTTGTTGCTATTACAAGGTCACCAAACTTCATTCTGTTCAAGAGGTTGAAGAGGAAGTAGCATCAGTTTTCTTGAAAAGATCTTGAAAACAATAGTCTTGCTCTTTATAGAAGACACCATCAGGGAAATTCCCACTTCAAACTCTTTTGAAGCATATCAGACTTGGCAGATCCAGGAAGCAGTTCAGCGAAAAGAACACTTGGGTTCCAGTCCAACAATTCCTTCAACTTGTCATTTCaatcccatttaaaaattgtgttatCCAAATCACTAGTGTTCTAGACAGCAGATGCAAACGATGAGTGACATGTATCACTGGGACCAGAAGGCACAAACCCCAGAATTCTGAAGAAGATCATGAGTTAGTTTGTGATACAActgttcaaaataagaaaactacTGTATTAAATTGCTAGTATGCTGATATATTGAGAGATTGCCATCAGAATTCCCAACTATGATAAGGGGAATCTGATAATAGGTTAAAGCATGGTTCAGTTTTCGGTAGAGCAATTTAGTAATATgcatcaaaatgtaaaatgtgtacATTCCTTGACCCATCATTCCCAGGTCTGGGAGTTTAttctacaaagaaaatttcacAAGTATTAAGAAAAGATATATGTATCATATGTATTCATCATTGTTTGTAGAAGCCCTAAATTGGAAAGAACCCTTATATTTAGCAGTAAAGCACAGATTAAGTAAATAATGATTATGGAAAactatgcagccataaaaaatgATGATAAAGACTCACACTTATTGACATGGAAAAATGTCTACCaaatattgttaagtgaaaaaagcagattACAAAACAACATGCATTCTATGACTGTAATTATGTAAAAATGAATACATATCTATATGTGCATATTTGCACAGAGATGTCTACATGGATATTCACTGTAATATTATTACCTGTTAACTCGGAGCAATAGAATTTCAGGTAACTTACTCTTTATCTTTgtttaaaatgaaagtttaaacAATACAGTATACAATGACCATATATTCATTTTACAAAGACTACAAAGCTatgttcaaaaacaaaaacaatattttaaatgggaTTATAAACTTGGTAGACTCATTTTTATATTGAGAAAGCTGCTGGGATAAAATCAGTCAGTGCTCAAGTACATATAATTTAGtaggagaaaaggaaataataaccAATTGATGTATATAATCTAGTGCTTTCAAATGTTTGGAATAAAAAGGAACCATGGAATGTAATTTATACTTCAGAAATGTTTCTTATAGCTattcaaatagaaaaatatttttattgctataCATATGGgcagaattatttttaatgtggagagttttggaaaaatatttaaattgtatttagaATATAATTGGATCTGAGCTATCAGTTACAAACAAGGAGTAATAATTATCccttatatttagaaaacactTTAGAGTGTACAAAGGACTTCCATGAGCATGATCTTACTTTAAATGTTTAAGCCTCAGCTATTATTTGAGATAGGTAGGGGacttattctccccattttacagagaaataaGCTGAAACTGAGATGGGATCCAATGTCCACAATGGTAGGAGTCACACTAGATTATCTGCTAAAGACACCAATCCAGTGAGCTGCTGTGCTGACGTGGGCCAATAAACAATATGACGAGTActgaaaattaaacatagaatacTAACTAGCCTTTGTGCAAATTACAGCGAATTCCAACCTATAAAACTTGAGTAGTTTTATTTCCCACATTTTAGGACAAAGTTGTGGGAGATGGtcaaaaaaaggacaattaaatAGCCAAGGGATTTTAGAGGCTACTCTATATaaagcataaacaaacaaaaactaagtcCAGTTTGGAAAAGaccaagaaaaagaacaaaaaaggtaCAAACCAAGTCTACAAAACTGTTAAATATCATGGTGCTTACCAGTGTTTTACATGTACCAGGCAAGGCACTAGAATGTTTACCTGATTACAAAAGGTAGGACTAAAACTAACCCAGGCTTATTCATCATCTCTCAAATTACCATAATTATGGGATATTTTAAAGAAGTAAATTTAAGATAAATTGTAATTATTATCAAGAATTTATCTATGAGCTTCTCTGTTAAGAGCTTTATATATACTCcttaaatcctcacaacaatcctctGTGATAAATAGGAATTATCATGATCATTTTAGAGAAAATAATACTCAGAGATGAAGTAAACTGCCCGGTTTTTAACTGGTGGAGTCAGATCTTTTTTGGCTTTAATCTACTATAGCACTATTttacatgggagaaaatatggaaCAAGAGAGTACCatatataagaatataaaaagatttaaattttttagaGATTCAGGACTCACACCTAAAGGAAACTAAGATATTTTGGGGGTATCAAACCTAACTTTTCTTGAGATTAAAGAGAATAAACTCACCCATTCATATGTCTTAAGACCAGAGCCAAAATATTCAGCTGGAACATCTGACATGCAGTTTTCATTCTTCTATTTTCTAAGAAGGCAGTatataaaagtagaaagaatagtTTCAAAATCAGAGTCCTGAATTTAAATTCTGATTTTGCTACTCCCTAGCTATGTGATCTTAGAAAACAAATTACTTAACCACTCTAAGATCTAATTTCCTTatctacaaaaaaaggaaattttctaTCTTAGTGTTTTCAGGATTAGAGGTAttgtaaaatgcttagcaaaGTACCTAATGAATAGATACTCATGAAATAACTATTACTGTCACTCAACAGAGTAGCTATTGTTATTGTTATCAATCAAGCTTCCCTAGTAgccttttttctcaatttctttgttttctattccttgaaagttgtcttctttttttttttttaactaagatACAGAGTCACAAGTTAAGCAGTATAGGGGTATCTAATTTTAAGTAAACCAACATGTgaagttattaaaatttttaaaattagaatgatGTAACTTACTTTATAAAAAGATTTATCATTAGTCCTTTAAATAGTAAGCACTCTTTGAGTAAGGTATGACTTACTTCCTAAAAAGTTTAATTATATACAATTTTTCATGGACATATCAATACACTTACCAACAGACCAAAGGATGTTTTCTGAAGTCCGTTCTGATCCAGTGATTCTTAAAAAGGAATCAATTTGAAACACCTACTAAGAAAGGGACAAGGCAAGTGCTGCTACAGAAGAAATACATGACTAGAGAAAAATGTTAAGCAATACAAATTGTATAATACACCTTTCTCTAATGCAGCACTCCATaaatttatttatgaataaaaacaaacatgaagAGGTGCTTCAACTGCTTGTAAATGGGTTATAAATACAAATAGCCTAAAATTTTGGTATTAAAAACTAATTTAATTAGAAATTTAACTTAGAGTGCCTTTTATAACCAAAAATAATCagggaaaataatttattaattcaagCAGGAATATAAAATTGTTCCATGCAAAATGACaccaaaaaggaaacaaagaaaaagacaggTTTGCTCTCCAGAAACCTACTGTTGTTACAAACCAGCCTCTTATACTTCCTTTGGCCAACAAATTTACAACCTGCTATTCATTTCTTAgaggatattaaaaataataaaactattagTACATGTCCTACAGAACAATCTAGCTGCATTTCCCAAATGCAGTGTGCTATTTATTAAAACCAACCAAGATTATGCTAAGTACAAGAGCAGGTGTGATTTTTAAAACTGATATAAAAGAGACCTATGATAAATAAGAATGGAAGTAAGAAGAATAAAGATTAATTCATGCTGGCTTACATTCTCCTTCTTAATCAAACTATAGTAAAACAGTATAAATATACCTAATCATAAATTACAAATACACCTAATTTGAAATATTGGCTTCCAGTTACATGTTTCTCCCtgggtatttttaaataattttaaaattaaaaaccaagtAACTGCTTTAAGCTGGTagcaaagtatattaaaaaaatacacactatatttcataaatattgagATTAACAATCTGCAGTTCTAAAGAACTAGCATTTTTAAATCAATGTGTCTAGGAAAATATAATTACTTACACTACAGTTTTGGTACGTTAACTTAGTCTGCACACTTACCTAACTGGTGATATATTTCTTGTCACCATCTTGATGCCGATGAAAGTGATCATAGACTGATAAGATCTGTATCACTTAGCAAATTGTTTCAAAGTATaggaattttaaagaataaagctGCATTAATATTTTGGATTAAAATTTTTAGTACAGAtaacattcatttaaaatttgttctcACATCAGtccaaaaatgaaattctaaGAACAAAATAATCTAACTCAGGTACCAAAATTGTGAGACAAACAACTGTGCTTTCCTACAATTTAGTCAAATCAGTCTTCATACTGTTACCATATAACTAACAGAACATTTTGCTTTGAGGACAATTTTAGGAAGAGCATCTTAAGGAAAATCCCAACTAAAATAATAGTTTTAGCAAAAATAAGGTTTTGGCTCAACATGTTTATACAACACTCAGTTTTGGTAGAAACATGTTTTATTAAGGACAGtgagacagaaatgagaaaacagatgTATCAACCATGTATTTTATGACCTTTTTTCTAGAACAGCCAATCTTTATTTCTAGCCCCATTCCAATAAATATAAACGATATCATGAAATAGCTGAAAAATTACTGTCCAAATACTGAACTCTTGTAACCAAAACACACTTTGGGTTCGAGAAAACACAATTTGCACatacataaacaaaaataaaacaaagaaaaaagaaaacatatattcccaaaacaaaaaccaattcaAGTTTAGGAATTAAAGTGGCTGGAAATACCTATTGTGTTACTGCTTTAAGAACCCCACGGAGCACCTTGTAACTCATTAATTGTACGTTTTCCTTAGGAGGGAAACAAGGTCCTCTCTCAGTCACATATGCATAAGGAAACCTCAAAACCCAGAGGCCATCAGGTGGGAGGGtgatttcttgtttttctggGTGGAATACTGGACATGGTGGTGGACCTGGCTGAACCTGAAAAACACAGGTAATATTAGTATTTTTACATAAACAAACAGTAGGTTCACAGTTCATATAGACAGAGCAAGTATGGATATACTCCTAACTTTAATCACATCCAGTATTCCATTACATCTGATATTCCATTGTTTAGTCTCAAATATTATCTTGCTTTTCTACAGATTTTTAACTTCAAGCTCTGCTTCTGAACCAAATTATGTTAATTAATCAATACatccacaattattttttaagaaacagaatattagATAAAGAAGGTACTTAACATTAAGACCTGTTTAATTAAATAGTTTTGGTACTATCCTGTACTTTTAAAACAATCAAAACAAGcaataaatggggacaaaaacaaaatgaaaaatacagtgggatgggggggatgatttgggtgttttttatttttttattcttattctgattctttctggtataaggaaaacgttcaaaaatagattggagtgatgaatgcacaactatatgatggtaatgtgaacagctgattgtacaccatggatgactgtatggtatgcaaatatatctcaataaaactgaattaaaaaaaaacatgaactaggataaaaagaaaaacaagcattagaatttcttatttgtgtgtgtgtgtgtgtgggcggGGAGGGTCATACTTCTTACCTGAGGCATTAGTATTATCTGTAAAGGAGCATCAGGAACCACAACAAAAAGCCTCATAAGTTGAGCATAATGTGGTTTTAGCCCTCGACCCTGAGATGATGACAGAATATATAAGGGCATATCACTATTGAGGGCTTTTAAAGCTGATTCCTTTGGCCCACTTCCCATTACTTTCATTACTTTGTCAGGTCCTGAGCACATAAATCTCCGACCTCGAGAGTCTTCATACTCAAAGCCCACAAAAGCTCGGGCTATGTCATCTCTCCGTCTTCCTCTTCCCATTACAACTGCACTTCTCTTTCCAGGAATAGCCTTATTCGGAGCAGGCCAAGAATTTGTGTCTAAGTCCCCTTCATCTTCAGCTCTAGTCTTGATGACAATGTCCCAAGGCATAAGATAGTTAGTTCCTGGAATAAAGCCCTGTTGGTCCAAACCGGTATGAAAGTTATATGATTTAGCAGGACCTAGTTTAACCAAAGACCAGCTGGAGAATTTGGGTAGGAGACCTTTGGGGCAATTTGAATGTAGCATGCCTGGGAGATACTCAACTGTGGATGCCTGTCGATCAATCAAGTTTGGTCTCTTCTCATTTTTTACCTCTCCTTGACCATGAACTTCTGGATTATCTCCTCCTCCTTGTGGATCAGCTGGATAGGTACCTAAACTATCTGTAGACTGGCCTAAACTCAAAGCTAAACTCAGGCTTGTGCTCTCTCCTTGGGTTTGAGgttctttttctttaagtttatcaGCATCTGCATCTGGAGGGGCAGGAGAGGATTCATTTTTGGCAGGAGCAGGATCTGGAGTGCTTGGTTCAAATACTGGGAAATTGATATGATCCAATTTTCCACAACATTTTTCTTCCAGAAGctagggaggaaaaaaataaacttttcacTTAAAATAACACATTCTTCATTCTAAAAAGTAACATCAGCAATCAATGTATAAACCAAACAGGTACATGTAAAATACTTTACACATCACACAGCAGTCCCATTTGCTTTTCCAGATATTTTGCTTctgaaaatacacatttttactCAAATGGTATTtagcaaaaaagagagagacaagaaagaagaaaaattaagattttaCCTGATAAAAGTCATAGTTAGCTGCCTTGATATCAAAGGGATCATCTCGAGGTGCTTGTTTCCTTCCACAGTTACAGGCACCAGTGGATCGAGCTCGACTATTGTGATAAAGCACAGGAGGATTTctatcagcttctggtttttctcctaaaaaataataacagtcgCTATTAATTTCACAAACACAATGCAAAATcaaatttaatttgtattctacCACAACTAACCCCTAAATGTCTCTAAATAGTTCTTTCGAgataggaagaaaaacaaaacaaaacaaacctacaAAAACCTTAACCAAACACACATAACAGAAGAAGCAAGtcaaagtatataaaataatttatcattttaaccTAAAAGTTTTAGGGTTCCTAAGTGAAATATTCCCCCTTCTACTGTCATCGTGACCTTACCCctccttatatttattttagttcAATAAATCCTCTAGGATTAAAATGTTAATGTGAAATTTTTGAAACTTTGCACTAATTTAATAGTTCTCATTTACTAATCCAGTAGTGTTCCGTCtctaaatacaagaaaataattagTAGTTAGtgctaatattttccttttatggaaaAAGGAGCAAAAACTTACATCTGATTCCCTAAATTTCTAAAGGATTAGGTCCTTAAAATATCAACACATAGTGAACAAACTATTTTAAACCAAGAATAAGAACACAGCTCACAGTCTTGATTTCAAAATGCAGAGAAAGTTTTTGCTACCTGATTTAGGTAATGAGTGAAATTTATGTACACAGTGTTGATCAGTTAAACTCCTCTCCTCACAGAGCTGATGACCATTGCTCCAAAATTTGTAGCAGTCTTCATGTAACTGCATGGCGTATTTATGAAAGGCTGGACCCCTAGCATGTTGACTATATACTCGAAGGGCCTGGGCCAGCTGATTCTTATGGACAGTCATTGTGTAATTATGGGGCAAATTTGACTGGTAGGCACTATGGGCCATGGGTAAAGCTTTTTGGCACCGGTTTTCGGAGAATTTTGTGTCAATATCCAAAAACCCTTCCAAGACTTTAATACTGCTTAAAATCTTAGATGTTAGTTCCCCAGTGGGAGATCCCATGTCCTCCTCTTTCCCATCAATAGCCACTTCatacagttttgaagctgctgAGATCCACTTCTGATATGTGGGAAGTTCAAAATGGGAAGGCTGTGGGTTTCTGCCCACACTGTCATCAAAACCTTTCTTGCTCAGGACTAGCTCCACATGCTGCCATAGGAATTCTCGAAGGGTGAAATCCACTAGCTGGCCTGAAGAACTGGAA encodes the following:
- the SMG8 gene encoding protein SMG8 encodes the protein MAGPVGLRELLMGASAWTGSESPGGTPTESGGNAASGPEPPWREDEICVVGIFGKTALRLNSEKFSLVNTVCDRQVFPLFREQDPGDPGPGNKTEAGASETGGAGDPGAGEPVRGGVAAAEGNRTEPGAHDYSLLQAYYNQESKVLFLLLTSICDNSQLLRACRALQSGEAGGGLSLPHAEAHEFWKHQEKLQCLSLLYLFSVCHILLLVHPTCSFDITYDRVFRALDGLRQKVLPLLKTAIKDCPIGKDWKLNCRPCPPRLLFLFQLNGALKVEPPRNQDPAHPDKPKKHSPKRRLQHALEDQIYRIFRKSRVLTNQSINCLFTVPANQAFVYIVPGSQEEDPVGMLLDQLRSHCTVKDPESLLVPAPLSGPRRYQVMRQHSRQQLSFHIDSSSSSSSGQLVDFTLREFLWQHVELVLSKKGFDDSVGRNPQPSHFELPTYQKWISAASKLYEVAIDGKEEDMGSPTGELTSKILSSIKVLEGFLDIDTKFSENRCQKALPMAHSAYQSNLPHNYTMTVHKNQLAQALRVYSQHARGPAFHKYAMQLHEDCYKFWSNGHQLCEERSLTDQHCVHKFHSLPKSGEKPEADRNPPVLYHNSRARSTGACNCGRKQAPRDDPFDIKAANYDFYQLLEEKCCGKLDHINFPVFEPSTPDPAPAKNESSPAPPDADADKLKEKEPQTQGESTSLSLALSLGQSTDSLGTYPADPQGGGDNPEVHGQGEVKNEKRPNLIDRQASTVEYLPGMLHSNCPKGLLPKFSSWSLVKLGPAKSYNFHTGLDQQGFIPGTNYLMPWDIVIKTRAEDEGDLDTNSWPAPNKAIPGKRSAVVMGRGRRRDDIARAFVGFEYEDSRGRRFMCSGPDKVMKVMGSGPKESALKALNSDMPLYILSSSQGRGLKPHYAQLMRLFVVVPDAPLQIILMPQVQPGPPPCPVFHPEKQEITLPPDGLWVLRFPYAYVTERGPCFPPKENVQLMSYKVLRGVLKAVTQ